The Chrysemys picta bellii isolate R12L10 chromosome 12, ASM1138683v2, whole genome shotgun sequence genome has a segment encoding these proteins:
- the LOC103306931 gene encoding zinc finger protein 239-like, which translates to MVSENKEEHPQQGGPGQMEAQRTLSGRSEGEVSWSPEEGEACGNQHRPEVQQGTSSGERQQGESTDQGVGLKDLPEDMIQPGICTKGKLYECAECGKIFSNDSSLIVHRRVHTGERPYNCSECGKSFTRSSTLVVHQRVHTEEKPYKCPDCGKSFKRSSTLISHQKIHTGERPYNCLECGKGFSERSNLNKHQRIHTGEKPYNCLECGKSFTWSSHLIKHQRMHTGKMPYNCPDCGKGFSDSSAVIRHQRIHTGERPYKCLECGKSFKQSSNLMNHQIIHTGEKPYYCPECGKGFSRKAHVISHRKIHRVERSFNCLECGENFSSSSDLIKHQKTHTGKISYKCSVCRKSFKQRSELISHQRAHRKRNYKCSVCGKSYKGKVSLMSHQKLHTG; encoded by the coding sequence atggtgagtgagaacAAGGAGGAGCATCCTCAGCAGGGAGGTCCTGGTCAAATGGAAGCACAGAGAACACTATCGGGAAGATCTGAAGGGGAAGTGTCCTGGAGTCCTGAGGAGGGAGAAGCCTGCGGAAATCAGCACAGGCCAGAGGTGCAGCAGGGAACCTCCTCAGGGGAGAGACAACAGGGTGAATCCACTGACCAGGGGGTTGGTTTGAAGGACCTTCCTGAAGACATGATCCAGCCAGGAATCTGCACTAAAGGGAAACTATATGAATGTGCTGAGTGCGGAAAAATCTTCAGTAATGACTCATCCCTGATTGTTCATCGGagagtccacacaggagagagaccctataactGCTCGGAGTGTGGGAAATCCTTCACTCGGAGCTCCACCCTTGTTGTGCATCAGAGAGTGCACACAgaagagaaaccctataaatgccccgactgcgggaaaagcttcaagcGGAGCTCAACCCTTATTTCACACcagaaaatccacacaggagagagaccttataACTGCCTTGAATGTGGGAAAGGCTTCAGTGAACGCTCAAACCTAaacaaacatcagagaatccacacaggagagaaaccctataactgccttgagtgcgggaaaagtttcACTTGGAGTTCACACCTCATTAAACATCAGAGAATGCACACTGGAAAGATGCCCTATAATTGCCCTGACTGTGGGAAAGGCTTCAGTGACAGCTCAGCTGTTATTAgacatcagaggatccatactggagagagaccctataaatgcctcgaatgtgggaaaagcttcaagcAGAGCTCAAACCTTATGAATCATCAgataatccacacaggagaaaaaccCTATTACTGCCCTGAATGTGGGAAGGGGTTCAGTCGGAAGGCTCACGTCATTTCACACCGGAAAATACACAGGGTTGAGAGATCCTTTAACTGCCTTGAGTGTGGGGAAAACTTCTCTAGCAGCTCTGACCTCATTAAACATCAGAAAACCCACACTGGAAAGATATCATATAAATGTTCTGTCTGTCGAAAAAGCTTCAAGCAGAGGTCAGAACTTATTTCACATCAGAGAGCTCACAGAAAGAGAAACTATAAATGTTCTGTCTGTGGGAAAAGCTACAAGGGGAAGGTCTCTCTAATGTCCCATCAGAAACTCCACACAGGCTAG